In Sphingobacterium sp. R2, the genomic stretch TGTAGCCAATACGTTTCGTTTTGACCATAACAATAAAGGAATAAAGTATTATACAACACTGTTTGACAAAGACAGCCTCATTAAATCAACAACATATATTGCGGACGAGATTTTGGATAAAGTAGGCAGCGGCGACTGCTTTATGGCAGGCCTGATTTATGGGCTATACTCCAATCTTTCTCCAAAAGCGACATTAGAGTTTGCAACGCTTGCCGCATTTGATAAACTATTTATTGCAAGCGATGCAACAACAAGTTCTGTAGACGATATAAAAAATAGAATGACAGCATGAATTTAAAAAAGATCGTATTAGACAAAATCATCGAACAGGGGATGCTTCCCCTGTTCTTCCATCACGATAAAGCAGAAAGCATCGCGATTCTACGCACATTATATCAAGCTGGTATACGTGTTTTTGAATTTACAAATCGAGGTCCCGAAGCTTTGGCAGTTTTCGAGCGATTAGTTGCCACAAGAGACCTAGAGATGCCGGATCTTTATTTAGGTATTGGGACGATTAAATCCGTTAACGAAGCACAACAATTTCTACAAATTGGTGCGGATTTTATCGTTTCACCACTGGTCAACCCGCTGGTTGGATCGCTAGTGCACGAACAGCGTAAGCTATGGATTCCCGGATGTATGACACCGACAGAAATCTATACGGCTCAAGAACAAGACGCGGCACTTATCAAATTGTTTCCTGCAAATATCTTGGGGCCAGCATTCATGTCATCAATCCGGGACCTATTTAAAGGTCAGAAATTTATGCCGACCGGGGGTGTAGAAATCGAAATGGATAACTTAAAGGCATGGTTCAAATCAGGCGTATGTGCTGTGGGCATGGGGAGCAAGTTAATTGACCCTAAAGACACAAGTAATTTAGTCGAAAACACACAAAAAGCGCTTGAATTCGTTGCAGAAGCAAGACAATAAAAACTCGGGTGTTACCCTTAAAAAGCGGGCGTACTAAGCGCGTATACTGGCAGGGGCAAACAGACACGTACATTAAAAATAAACTATTAAACCCATTATGATTAACACGGAGAAAAAGGGTAATTACCGTTGGGTAATATGCTCGCTACTATTTTTTGCCACTACCATCAACTACCTGGATCGCCAGGTACTTTCCTTAACGTGGAAGGATTTTATCAGTCCTGAATTTCATTGGACAAACACCGACTATGGCAATATTACCGCATTATTTTCGATTTTTTATGCAGTCAGTATGCTTTTTGCAGGTCGATTTGTAGATTGGATGGATACAAAAAAGGGATTTTTATGGGCAATCGGGATCTGGTCCATTGGCGCGATATTACATGCATTTTGTGGTATCGCTACTTCAGGCATCGTGGCTGGAGAATGGTTTGTTGGTTTTGAAGGGGCAAAAGAAGCAATATCGCATGTGAACAACGTGGGTTTGGTATTGAGCGTCAGTGTCAATCTATTTATCTTTGCCCGGTTTGTTCTTGCTGTGGGTGAAGCGGGTAATTTTCCGGCGGCGATTAAAGCTACGGCAGAGTATTTTCCTAAAAAAGATCGGGCTCTATCCACCAGTATTTTCAATTCAGGAGCAACCATTGGGGCATTAGCGGCTCCATTGACCATCCCAGTTATCGCAGCGCATTGGGGCTGGGAAATGTCCTTTATCATCATTGGTGCATTGGGGTTTGTATGGATGGGTTTTTGGATCTTTCTGTATAAAAAACCACATGAAAACCCGAAAGTAAACGCTGCCGAACTGGCTTACATCCACCAGGATGATCATGAACATGCGCCGGAGCAAACTGGTCTAACAAAGCAACCCCGAACGACGATAGCTGAATGTCTAAAATATAAGCAAACCTGGGCTTTTGTTTTTGGTAAATTTATGACGGATGGTGTATGGTGGTTCTTCTTATTTTGGATGCCAGCCTATCTTTCGGCAGTATACGACATCAAATCATCAGATACTGAAGGTCAGCTGGCCATTTTTGTGCTTTATGCCATCACCATGTTATCCATTTATGGGGGCTGGTTACCCACCTATTTTGTTGACAAAAAGGGGATGAATGCTTATGAAGGGCGTATGAAAGCGATGTTATTGTTTGCTTTTGTCCCATTAGTTGTACTTTTTGCTCAACCTCTGGGTCACATATCGTATTGGATACCTGTCATTCTAATCGGTTTTGCAGGAGCAGCACACCAATCGTGGTCTGCCAACATTTTTTCAACCATAGGAGATTCTTTTCCCAAACGTGCTATTGCGACCGTTACAGGGATTGGAGGCCTTGCTGGGGGCATAGGCGCATTTATAATTAACAAAACATCAGGCTGGCTATTCGATTATGCAAATGAAACGCAGCTCATTTTTATGGGTTTTAAAGGGGAGGAAGCAGGATACTTCATTATCTTTTCTTTTTGCGCCATAGCGTATCTAATTGCATGGGTTGTAATGAAAACACTAGTACCTAAACTAATTTTAATAAAAAATTAACATATATTGCGAAATTTATATTATATTAGCAATATCTTTATAAATATCAATCTAAACCATTTTTAAAAACAATGAGCTTAAACTTAGAAGGTATCTTCTACGAGGAGAATAACATTCCCGCAGAATTTACGCTAGACGAACAGGTCGATCAAAGAGAGTTCCTTTCCAATGGAGAAATGATTTCTTGGACGGGTCAGGTAAACGAGGTTTTTTCACCAATCTGTGTAAAGACTAAGGATGGCTTGAAACGTAAGCGCATCGGTAGTTTTCCTGTTTGTACAGAAAAAGAGTCCATGGAAGCCTTGGAAGCTGCTGTTAAAGCATACGACAACGGCCGTGGAGAATGGCCGACAATGAGCGTTGCCGATCGTATTACCTGTGTTGAAAATTTCACACAAAAGATGATTGCCAAGAAAGACATTGTTGTCAAGCTCATTATGTGGGAAATTGGCAAATCCTATGCAGACTCCGTAAAAGAGTTTGATCGTACTGTAGAATATATTTACGCAACGATCGACGCATTGAAAGATATAGACCGCGACTCTTCCCGTTTCCAAATCGAACAAGGTATCGTTGCGCAAATCAGGAGATCTCCTTTAGGAGTAGTACTCTGTATGGGCCCATTCAATTATCCGTTGAATGAGACCTTTACCACATTGATCCCAGCATTAATCATGGGAAACACCATGTTATTCAAACCACCTAAGCATGGTACGTTATTACATTATCCTCTATTAGAGGCTTTCAGAACAAGCTTCCCGAAAGGCGTTGTCAATACAATCTATGGCCGTGGAAATAAGATTGTTCCTAGTTTAATGCAATCTGGAAAGATCAACGTATTGACTTTGATCGGTTCAAGCCGTGTTGCTGATGAACTTAAAAAATTGCACCCAAAAGTTAACCGTCTTCGCGCTATCCTTGGACTGGATGCTAAAAATGCAGCTATCATTACGAAAGATGCGGATTTGAATTTAGCGGTTTCGGAAACCGTTCTAGGCTCTCTTTCTTTCAATGGTCAACGCTGTACAGCACTTAAGATTATCTACGTACACCGGAGCCTAGCACAAGAGTTTTTAAAACGCCTTTCGGCAGAAGTGGCAAAATTAAAATATGGGATGCCTTGGGAAAAGGGTGTGTCGCTTACCCCTCTTCCAGAAGTCAATAAACCTGCTTATTTAACGGAATGCATCGAAGATGCAAAAGCCTACGGCGCAAAAGTTATTAATGAGCACGGGGGGCAGGTTGCAGAATCATTCTTCTACCCGGCAATTGTATACCCTGTCAACTCACAGATGAAACTTTACAGAGAAGAACAATTTGGGCCAGTGATCCCTGTTGTTCCTTTTGATGACCTCGAAGAACCTATTGAATATTTAATTGGTTCCTCTCACGGCCAGCAGGTGAGTATTTTCAGTAACAATGCTGCTGTTGTATCTTCATTGATTGATCCATTAGTCAATCAAGTAAGCCGTGTTAACATCAACTGCCAATGTCAGCGTGGTCCAGATACTTTTCCTTTCACCGGTAGAAAAGATAGTGCTGAAGGAACATTATCGGTAGTCGACGCATTGCGTTCGTTCTCTATTCGTTCGCTAGTGGCAACAAAGTTTACTGAGGAAAACAAAAAGTTGCTGAACGATATTGTTAGCGAAAATGAATCCAATTTCTTAAGTACGAAATACATTTTCTAGTCTCTTAAGACATCGTTGAAAAAGCGACATCGATCTGACTGGCATTTGTCAGCTATTGATGTCGCTTTTTTTTATGAAAATCCTCCCTATCTATCCAATTGATTGGCGTCTACTTTTTTTCTGATCATGAAACACCCTTAGGTTACTTCAGAATCAACTCTTTTTGGATAGGCAGTGCTAATTCTCGAATTCCGTCGACCACAAGCTTCGCCACTTCGTCTGCTCCAAAAGTGTTTAGATGCGTATCATCTTTCTTACCGTGGGGGTAATTTCTATCGCCGCTATTTACATATAAAAACAATTGCCGGCTCCCTTCCTCTCCATATTGCGTTAAAAGTTCCGTTGTTTTACTTTCCATGTCAATCCATGCGGTGTGCGTATGATCGGCTACCTTACGTACAATGGCAGGATATTGTCCATGGGTATTCATGAGCGTGCCATTTTCAAACTTACGTCTTGCGATTGGTGTTAATAGAATTGGGACGCCTCCTTTCTCGCGCGTTTGATCAATATAAAAAATAAGATTTTGTTCGAACTCATCCAGCGATGTTCCCACGTTAGGCTTATCGATCTTTTCGTCATTATGCCCAAACTGGATGAATACATAATCTCCGCTTCGGAGATGCTCAAAAATAGGTTTCCAATGATTCACAAAGCTTCCATCTTTGCTCACATCCCGTTTAAAGGATTTTGTACTACGCCCATTTAGAGCTCGGTTATCGACTTTAACCTGTTGATTGAACAGCTTTGCAAAGGCCATTCCCCATCCAGTTTCAGGAAAGGTACTATTGTCTTTGTTGGCAGCCGTAGAATCGCCAATGATATAGATTGTAACTGGTTTTTCGCGCTGGAAAGCAAATAGAAAAATGAGAATAAGCCCTCCCGAAATTAGTAAAAATTGTTTTTTCATTACATCTGTCAAAAAACAATCGCCTTCTTATTATCGAAGGCGAGTCGTCCTAAATTTTACTCAAATCCTTTATTTTACCCACCTCGGGTCGCCAATACCATTCTCTTTTAAGGTCTGGTTTGTTACTGTGAAATCTCCCTTGGCAGCGTCCTTAAATCCAGGGTCCAAAAGTGTATAGCCGTTGGCTACTGCATCGTTTTTCACTCCAGAAGCAGAACTGTTGTAGAAGTTTACCGCATCAAAGTAATTATTGCTTTTGCGCTCGACCAGATTAGTAGCAGACTGATTAGCAGTCATTGCCAGCGACTTCACCATTAAATTTTTGGAGAATGTAATTTCATTCTTTGCTAAACGGACATATAGAAAGCGTTTAGAAGCATCTTGTATGACGTTATAAAAAGTATTATTGTTTACTTTAATGATACTCGTAATAGCCGGGTAAGCTGTAGATCCACCTGCATCCATGCGAAAAAAATCACGCCCTGACAAAAGAGCATTAGAAACGGTATTATTTGTAAATTCAAGCGTTTTGGTAATCGCGTTTCTAAAATCAATGAAATCATTTCCATTACCAACAATATTATCAAAAATAGTATTATTTATGCTTACGCTCTCAATCACAGCATTGACGCTACCAGAAATGATTCCTTTCGGATAATTTATCAATTTACTATCTTCTAGGCGGATACTTCCGAATGCACCTGTCTGCAAGTTAATGAAAGAATTTCCCCCCGCCTTATTTTCTCCATCAAGTATCAGATCTTTTAATGCCAATGAAGCGCCCTTATCCAAATTAAAATAAGCAGATTTTACCATTGGACGATCGGTGGGTTTTGCCCCTTTGATGGATATCGCCTTGTCGATTAGTACATCCGCCGCTAACGAATAGACCCCCGGCATTAGAGCGAGCACATCCCCCGCTTTGGCTGTACCGATCACAGCCGCTAAATTATCTGTAGGCTGCACAACAACTGCATCACCCAAGTCAAGCAATGTCATAAATGTGACGGACCCGCGGATTTTGTTCCCTTTCAACAATGTCGCTGTATAGCTTGTTTCTGCGGTTAGCCCTGTGACTGTTGCCTCCCCTGCTGCAATCTCTTGCGGAGTGACGGTATGGATGATATTCCCGGGATTAACACTTATTGTCGTAGCCTCTTCCCCTGGGGTCCAATTAAGACGAACCGAAGTTGCCTGTATACCCTCTGGGCTGACAGCTTTCATAATCTGTTCTTCGTTTGTCTTAAAAGTAATGGTACTCCATTTGGATTCTGCAATCTTCGGTCCGATAGCCTTGATGCGGACAGAATAATTTGTTGCCCCATCCAGCCCAACAATAGTATAGGGAATCTGGTCATTGGTAATCCCTTCAATTTTTTTGTCCGGGCTACCTTCAAAATTGAGTTCACCATTCGCAAATAGTTCTAAGGTATAACTCTCGGCTGCTGAATTCTTCTTCCAGGTTAATCGGACTCCTGTTTGATTGACTATTTGGGCACTCATTCCAGTAGGAGAAAAATAACGGTCTGTCGTTAGTTCCGTTAATTCTTTTACACGATCATCGGAACAACTTATACCTGTCGCTATAAGTCCAATACCGAGATATAGCAATATATTGATTCTTTTCATGCGTCTGCTTGTCTTTCTATTGAAAACTAAAACCATTATTTGTCAACTTACCGTTGCTGTTATCCAGAAAATATTGCCAAATAGGCCAGAATTGCTGTGTATTGGGATCACGTAGATACAAAGCATCCCAAAAGGTTGCTAGGTCGCTACTTGCAACCATTGTCCATTTTTTCGATGAAGGGTATCCTGCTGCGGCACCCGCTGCATCTGTATCGCCATAGTTTAAGCCATATATTTCCACTTTTTCACCATCAGCGGCTGTCTTGTAGTAAATATTGGCTGGCAATGTCGCATATTTACCCTGCCTATTTTCCAGCTGCTGTAGTTTTTGTTTAGCTTCAGCCAATTTGTCCCCCAGCAGATTCCATCGAATCAAATCCCCTTTACGCAACATTTCTCCCGTAAATTCCAGTGCACGTTCATGGACAATTGCATTAAAGAAAACATCCTTATCTGCTGTAATTTCCTGCATGTAAGCTGTAACTTTCTCTGGATTGTTTGGATATGCTCGATCACGGATCATTTTAAAGTAAGGGGCTGCAGCACTCGGACCATCCAATTCATTAATAGATTCTGCAGCCATAAGAAGTACATCCGCATACCGCATATACATCCAATTTAATCCATCATCATTTGTAGAAGTAACAAATCTGGACATCCACTCATAGCGGTACTTTCCAAAATACCATTTCCCCAGATTTGTTGGCACCTGTACCCCGCTCGTCCATTCATAGGGAACGCAACTCACATCCCGGCGCACATCTTCTTTCTCATACTCATAGAACATGATTGGATTAGGTCCATTTGTCCCACCTTTATTTTGTCCGGTATACTTATCTGTTGTGGTATGCTTAACGCCAAGGTCAAATATCACGCGGCCACGGCCTTCACTAAACGGAATTTCCCATAACGATTCTAATCCGGCCTG encodes the following:
- a CDS encoding RagB/SusD family nutrient uptake outer membrane protein, with the translated sequence MKKTLLHITIALIFAGSISSCNKILEAPSKSALDESVIFSNQDLAEGAVAGIIQSFGETNSYRGRYLVFYGVNTDTEVNNSLKNTGDEKSRLSNYNTNVNNTQMNTDNNAWAKFYEGIERANLAIRGLRKYGEIEQRPEMAYILGEILTLRAVVYNDLIKAWGDVPARFEPLSTATIYIERSDRDVIYKQLLADLEEAQKYLPWPNQSAKTANVEHVNKAFAKGLRARLALAAGGYSQRADGIRKSNDPELDSKKMYAIAKQECLDIITSGTAKLLGFEEVFKTLCQEKGQAGLESLWEIPFSEGRGRVIFDLGVKHTTTDKYTGQNKGGTNGPNPIMFYEYEKEDVRRDVSCVPYEWTSGVQVPTNLGKWYFGKYRYEWMSRFVTSTNDDGLNWMYMRYADVLLMAAESINELDGPSAAAPYFKMIRDRAYPNNPEKVTAYMQEITADKDVFFNAIVHERALEFTGEMLRKGDLIRWNLLGDKLAEAKQKLQQLENRQGKYATLPANIYYKTAADGEKVEIYGLNYGDTDAAGAAAGYPSSKKWTMVASSDLATFWDALYLRDPNTQQFWPIWQYFLDNSNGKLTNNGFSFQ
- a CDS encoding NADP-dependent glyceraldehyde-3-phosphate dehydrogenase, with amino-acid sequence MSLNLEGIFYEENNIPAEFTLDEQVDQREFLSNGEMISWTGQVNEVFSPICVKTKDGLKRKRIGSFPVCTEKESMEALEAAVKAYDNGRGEWPTMSVADRITCVENFTQKMIAKKDIVVKLIMWEIGKSYADSVKEFDRTVEYIYATIDALKDIDRDSSRFQIEQGIVAQIRRSPLGVVLCMGPFNYPLNETFTTLIPALIMGNTMLFKPPKHGTLLHYPLLEAFRTSFPKGVVNTIYGRGNKIVPSLMQSGKINVLTLIGSSRVADELKKLHPKVNRLRAILGLDAKNAAIITKDADLNLAVSETVLGSLSFNGQRCTALKIIYVHRSLAQEFLKRLSAEVAKLKYGMPWEKGVSLTPLPEVNKPAYLTECIEDAKAYGAKVINEHGGQVAESFFYPAIVYPVNSQMKLYREEQFGPVIPVVPFDDLEEPIEYLIGSSHGQQVSIFSNNAAVVSSLIDPLVNQVSRVNINCQCQRGPDTFPFTGRKDSAEGTLSVVDALRSFSIRSLVATKFTEENKKLLNDIVSENESNFLSTKYIF
- a CDS encoding rhamnogalacturonan acetylesterase, producing MKKQFLLISGGLILIFLFAFQREKPVTIYIIGDSTAANKDNSTFPETGWGMAFAKLFNQQVKVDNRALNGRSTKSFKRDVSKDGSFVNHWKPIFEHLRSGDYVFIQFGHNDEKIDKPNVGTSLDEFEQNLIFYIDQTREKGGVPILLTPIARRKFENGTLMNTHGQYPAIVRKVADHTHTAWIDMESKTTELLTQYGEEGSRQLFLYVNSGDRNYPHGKKDDTHLNTFGADEVAKLVVDGIRELALPIQKELILK
- a CDS encoding MFS transporter, giving the protein MNTEKKGNYRWVICSLLFFATTINYLDRQVLSLTWKDFISPEFHWTNTDYGNITALFSIFYAVSMLFAGRFVDWMDTKKGFLWAIGIWSIGAILHAFCGIATSGIVAGEWFVGFEGAKEAISHVNNVGLVLSVSVNLFIFARFVLAVGEAGNFPAAIKATAEYFPKKDRALSTSIFNSGATIGALAAPLTIPVIAAHWGWEMSFIIIGALGFVWMGFWIFLYKKPHENPKVNAAELAYIHQDDHEHAPEQTGLTKQPRTTIAECLKYKQTWAFVFGKFMTDGVWWFFLFWMPAYLSAVYDIKSSDTEGQLAIFVLYAITMLSIYGGWLPTYFVDKKGMNAYEGRMKAMLLFAFVPLVVLFAQPLGHISYWIPVILIGFAGAAHQSWSANIFSTIGDSFPKRAIATVTGIGGLAGGIGAFIINKTSGWLFDYANETQLIFMGFKGEEAGYFIIFSFCAIAYLIAWVVMKTLVPKLILIKN
- a CDS encoding DUF4957 domain-containing protein; protein product: MKRINILLYLGIGLIATGISCSDDRVKELTELTTDRYFSPTGMSAQIVNQTGVRLTWKKNSAAESYTLELFANGELNFEGSPDKKIEGITNDQIPYTIVGLDGATNYSVRIKAIGPKIAESKWSTITFKTNEEQIMKAVSPEGIQATSVRLNWTPGEEATTISVNPGNIIHTVTPQEIAAGEATVTGLTAETSYTATLLKGNKIRGSVTFMTLLDLGDAVVVQPTDNLAAVIGTAKAGDVLALMPGVYSLAADVLIDKAISIKGAKPTDRPMVKSAYFNLDKGASLALKDLILDGENKAGGNSFINLQTGAFGSIRLEDSKLINYPKGIISGSVNAVIESVSINNTIFDNIVGNGNDFIDFRNAITKTLEFTNNTVSNALLSGRDFFRMDAGGSTAYPAITSIIKVNNNTFYNVIQDASKRFLYVRLAKNEITFSKNLMVKSLAMTANQSATNLVERKSNNYFDAVNFYNSSASGVKNDAVANGYTLLDPGFKDAAKGDFTVTNQTLKENGIGDPRWVK
- a CDS encoding bifunctional 4-hydroxy-2-oxoglutarate aldolase/2-dehydro-3-deoxy-phosphogluconate aldolase, translating into MNLKKIVLDKIIEQGMLPLFFHHDKAESIAILRTLYQAGIRVFEFTNRGPEALAVFERLVATRDLEMPDLYLGIGTIKSVNEAQQFLQIGADFIVSPLVNPLVGSLVHEQRKLWIPGCMTPTEIYTAQEQDAALIKLFPANILGPAFMSSIRDLFKGQKFMPTGGVEIEMDNLKAWFKSGVCAVGMGSKLIDPKDTSNLVENTQKALEFVAEARQ